In one Pseudomonas hydrolytica genomic region, the following are encoded:
- the rpsN gene encoding 30S ribosomal protein S14 — translation MAKTSMKNRELKRQQTVAKYAKKRAELKAIIANPNSTPEARWEAQVALQKQPRDASASRLRNRCRITGRPHGVYRKFGLSRNKLREAAMRGDVPGLVKASW, via the coding sequence ATGGCCAAGACAAGCATGAAAAACCGCGAGCTGAAGCGTCAGCAAACGGTTGCCAAGTACGCCAAGAAGCGTGCCGAGCTGAAAGCGATCATCGCCAACCCGAACTCCACTCCGGAAGCTCGTTGGGAAGCTCAGGTCGCTCTGCAGAAGCAGCCGCGTGACGCCAGCGCCTCGCGCCTGCGTAACCGTTGCCGCATCACCGGCCGTCCGCACGGCGTTTACCGCAAGTTCGGTCTGTCGCGTAACAAACTGCGCGAAGCCGCCATGCGTGGTGACGTACCGGGCCTGGTGAAAGCCAGCTGGTAA
- the rpsC gene encoding 30S ribosomal protein S3, with the protein MGQKVHPVGIRLGIVKDHTSVWYADGRNYADYLNADLKVRAYLQDKLKSASVSRIDIARPAQTARITIHTARPGIVIGKKGEDVEKLRQDLTKQMGVPVHINIEEIRKPELDGMLVAQSVAQQLERRVMFRRAMKRAVQNAMRIGAKGIKIQVSGRLGGAEIARTEWYREGRVPLHTLRADIDYATYEAHTTYGVIGVKVWIFKGEVIGGRTEELKPQAPAPRKAAKK; encoded by the coding sequence ATGGGTCAGAAAGTACATCCCGTTGGCATCCGCCTGGGAATCGTCAAGGATCACACCTCGGTCTGGTACGCAGATGGTCGCAATTACGCCGACTACCTGAACGCCGACCTGAAGGTTCGTGCATACCTGCAAGACAAACTAAAAAGCGCGTCCGTTAGCCGTATCGACATCGCTCGTCCGGCTCAAACCGCACGCATCACCATCCACACCGCTCGTCCCGGCATCGTGATCGGCAAGAAAGGTGAAGATGTTGAGAAGCTGCGTCAGGACCTGACCAAGCAAATGGGTGTGCCGGTGCACATCAACATCGAAGAGATCCGCAAGCCGGAGCTCGACGGTATGCTGGTTGCGCAGAGCGTAGCTCAGCAGCTGGAGCGTCGCGTTATGTTCCGTCGCGCCATGAAGCGCGCTGTACAGAACGCCATGCGCATTGGTGCCAAGGGCATCAAGATCCAGGTGAGCGGTCGTCTTGGCGGCGCTGAAATTGCCCGTACCGAGTGGTATCGCGAAGGTCGTGTGCCTCTGCACACCCTGCGTGCCGATATCGATTACGCCACCTACGAAGCGCACACCACTTACGGTGTGATCGGCGTCAAGGTTTGGATCTTCAAGGGTGAGGTCATCGGTGGCCGCACTGAAGAGCTGAAGCCGCAAGCGCCCGCTCCTCGTAAAGCTGCTAAGAAATAA
- the rplX gene encoding 50S ribosomal protein L24: protein MQKIRRDDEIIVIAGKDKGKRGKVLKVLADDRLVVGGINLVKRHTKPNPMSGVQGGIVEKEAPLHASNVAIFNSETNKADRVGFKIEDGKKIRVFKSTQKPVGA, encoded by the coding sequence ATGCAAAAGATTCGTCGTGACGACGAGATCATCGTGATCGCCGGCAAAGACAAAGGTAAGCGCGGTAAGGTGCTCAAGGTTCTCGCTGACGACCGTCTGGTCGTCGGTGGCATCAACCTGGTGAAGCGTCATACCAAGCCGAACCCGATGTCGGGCGTTCAAGGCGGTATCGTCGAGAAAGAAGCGCCGCTGCACGCTTCCAACGTTGCCATCTTCAACTCTGAAACCAACAAGGCTGATCGCGTTGGCTTCAAGATCGAAGACGGCAAGAAAATTCGTGTCTTCAAGTCCACCCAGAAGCCGGTTGGCGCTTGA
- the rplO gene encoding 50S ribosomal protein L15, with amino-acid sequence MQLNDLRSAPGARREKHRPGRGIGSGLGKTGGRGHKGQTSRSGGSIAPGFEGGQQPLHRRLPKFGFVSLKAMDRAEVRTSELNKLEGVVTLQALKDANLVGQHVQRVKVMLSGEVTRAVTLKGIAATKGARAAIEAAGGKFED; translated from the coding sequence ATGCAACTGAACGATCTGCGTTCCGCGCCGGGTGCCCGTCGCGAGAAGCACCGTCCGGGCCGTGGCATCGGCAGCGGTCTGGGTAAGACCGGTGGCCGTGGCCACAAAGGTCAGACCTCCCGCTCCGGTGGTTCCATCGCTCCGGGCTTCGAGGGTGGTCAGCAGCCGCTGCACCGCCGTCTGCCGAAGTTCGGCTTCGTCTCCCTGAAGGCTATGGATCGCGCTGAAGTGCGTACCTCCGAGCTGAACAAGCTGGAAGGCGTTGTCACTCTGCAGGCTCTGAAGGATGCCAATCTGGTTGGCCAACACGTACAGCGCGTGAAAGTGATGCTGTCCGGTGAGGTTACCCGTGCGGTCACCCTGAAAGGCATCGCTGCCACCAAAGGTGCGCGTGCGGCTATCGAAGCAGCTGGCGGTAAGTTCGAGGACTAA
- the rplV gene encoding 50S ribosomal protein L22 produces MEVAAKLSGARISAQKARLVADQIRGKKVGEALNLLAFSSKKAAEIMKKVLESAVANAEHNEGADVDDLKVSTVFVNEGRSLKRIMPRAKGRADRIVKRSCHITVKVADK; encoded by the coding sequence ATGGAAGTAGCCGCTAAGTTGTCGGGCGCTCGCATCTCCGCCCAGAAAGCTCGCCTGGTCGCCGACCAGATCCGCGGGAAGAAGGTGGGCGAAGCGCTCAACCTGCTGGCTTTCAGCAGCAAGAAAGCCGCCGAGATCATGAAGAAAGTGCTGGAGTCGGCCGTTGCCAACGCCGAGCACAACGAAGGCGCAGACGTTGATGACCTGAAGGTCAGCACCGTTTTCGTCAACGAAGGGCGTTCGCTTAAGCGCATCATGCCGCGTGCCAAGGGCCGTGCTGATCGCATCGTCAAGCGGTCTTGCCATATCACTGTCAAGGTTGCGGACAAGTAA
- the rpsQ gene encoding 30S ribosomal protein S17, whose protein sequence is MAEVEKTVRTLTGRVVSDKMDKTITVLIERRVKHPIYGKYVKRSTKLHAHDESNQCKIGDKVSIRETRPQSKTKSWALVEVVERAVEV, encoded by the coding sequence ATGGCCGAAGTTGAAAAAACAGTCCGTACGCTGACCGGCCGTGTTGTCAGCGACAAGATGGACAAGACCATCACCGTTCTGATCGAGCGTCGCGTCAAGCACCCGATCTACGGTAAATACGTCAAGCGTTCGACCAAGCTGCACGCTCACGACGAAAGCAACCAGTGCAAGATCGGCGACAAGGTTTCCATTCGCGAAACCCGCCCGCAGTCCAAGACCAAGTCCTGGGCTCTGGTTGAAGTCGTTGAACGCGCCGTCGAAGTCTAA
- the rpmJ gene encoding 50S ribosomal protein L36, protein MKVRASVKKLCRNCKIIRREGVVRVICSAEPRHKQRQG, encoded by the coding sequence ATGAAAGTTCGTGCATCGGTGAAAAAGCTGTGCCGTAACTGCAAAATTATCCGTCGCGAAGGTGTCGTGCGGGTGATCTGCAGCGCAGAGCCGCGTCACAAGCAGCGCCAAGGCTGA
- the rpsE gene encoding 30S ribosomal protein S5, giving the protein MANNDQKRDEGYIEKLVQVNRVAKTVKGGRIFTFTALTVVGDGKGRVGFGRGKSREVPAAIQKAMEAARRNMIQVDLNGTTLQYPIKSAHGASKVYMQPASEGTGIIAGGAMRAVLEVAGVQNVLAKCYGSTNPVNVVHATFKGLKTMQSPESVAAKRGKSVEEIL; this is encoded by the coding sequence ATGGCAAATAACGACCAAAAGCGCGACGAAGGCTATATCGAGAAGCTGGTCCAGGTTAACCGCGTTGCCAAGACCGTAAAGGGTGGCCGTATCTTCACCTTCACCGCGCTGACCGTGGTGGGTGATGGCAAGGGCCGCGTCGGTTTCGGCCGTGGCAAGTCCCGCGAAGTACCGGCTGCCATCCAGAAGGCGATGGAAGCTGCGCGTCGCAACATGATCCAGGTGGATCTGAACGGCACCACTCTGCAGTACCCGATCAAGTCCGCTCATGGCGCCTCCAAGGTGTACATGCAGCCGGCTTCCGAAGGTACCGGTATCATCGCCGGCGGCGCCATGCGTGCCGTTCTGGAAGTGGCTGGTGTACAGAACGTTCTGGCCAAGTGCTACGGCTCGACCAACCCGGTGAACGTGGTTCATGCCACCTTCAAGGGTCTGAAGACCATGCAGTCTCCGGAATCCGTTGCAGCCAAGCGTGGCAAGAGCGTCGAGGAGATTCTCTAA
- the rplB gene encoding 50S ribosomal protein L2: MAIVKCKPTSAGRRFVVKVVNQELHKGAPYAPLLEKKSKSGGRNNNGRITTRHIGGGHKQHYRLVDFRRNDKDGIPATVERVEYDPNRTAHIALLKYADGERRYIIAPKGVVAGDQLVAGNMAPIKPGNSLQLRNIPVGSTVHGIELKPGKGAQIARSAGASAQLIAREGAYVTLRLRSGEMRKVLAECRATLGEVSNSEHSLRSLGKAGAKRWRGVRPTVRGVAMNPVDHPHGGGEGRTSGGRHPVSPWGFPTKGAKTRANKRTDNMIVRRRK, from the coding sequence ATGGCAATCGTTAAATGCAAACCGACTTCCGCTGGCCGCCGTTTTGTGGTCAAGGTGGTCAATCAGGAGCTGCACAAAGGCGCTCCGTACGCTCCGCTGCTCGAGAAGAAGTCGAAGTCCGGTGGTCGTAACAACAACGGCCGTATCACCACCCGTCATATCGGTGGTGGCCACAAGCAGCATTACCGTCTGGTCGACTTCCGTCGCAACGACAAGGATGGCATCCCTGCCACTGTCGAGCGCGTGGAATACGATCCGAACCGTACTGCTCACATCGCTCTGCTGAAGTATGCCGACGGTGAGCGTCGCTACATCATCGCCCCGAAAGGCGTTGTAGCTGGCGATCAGCTGGTAGCCGGCAACATGGCGCCGATCAAGCCGGGCAACAGCCTGCAGCTGCGCAACATTCCGGTAGGTTCGACCGTTCACGGTATCGAGCTGAAGCCGGGCAAAGGCGCGCAGATTGCTCGTTCCGCTGGTGCTTCCGCTCAGCTGATCGCGCGTGAAGGTGCTTATGTGACTCTGCGTCTGCGCTCCGGCGAAATGCGCAAAGTCCTGGCTGAGTGCCGTGCGACCCTGGGCGAAGTCTCGAACTCCGAGCACAGCCTGCGTTCGCTGGGTAAGGCTGGTGCCAAGCGCTGGCGTGGCGTTCGTCCGACCGTTCGTGGTGTTGCCATGAACCCGGTTGATCACCCGCACGGTGGTGGTGAAGGTCGTACCTCCGGTGGTCGTCATCCGGTGTCGCCATGGGGCTTCCCGACCAAGGGCGCGAAGACCCGTGCTAACAAGCGCACCGACAACATGATCGTCCGTCGTCGCAAGTAA
- the rplE gene encoding 50S ribosomal protein L5 gives MARLKEIYRKEIAPKLKEELKLANVMEVPRITKITLNMGLGEAIGDKKVIENAVADLEKITGQKVVVTHARKSIAGFKVREGWPIGVKVTLRRERMYEFLDRLLSISLPRVRDFRGLNAKSFDGRGNYSMGVKEQIIFPEIDYDKIDALRGLDITLTTTARNDDEGRALLRAFNFPFRN, from the coding sequence ATGGCACGACTGAAAGAGATTTACCGGAAGGAAATCGCGCCCAAGCTGAAGGAAGAACTGAAGCTGGCCAACGTGATGGAAGTTCCGCGCATCACCAAGATCACCCTGAACATGGGCCTGGGCGAAGCGATCGGTGACAAGAAAGTCATCGAGAACGCTGTTGCCGACCTCGAGAAGATCACCGGTCAGAAAGTCGTGGTGACTCATGCCCGCAAGTCGATCGCAGGTTTCAAGGTTCGTGAAGGTTGGCCGATTGGCGTCAAGGTCACTCTGCGTCGCGAGCGTATGTACGAGTTCCTGGATCGTCTGCTGTCCATCTCCCTGCCGCGCGTGCGTGACTTCCGCGGCCTGAATGCCAAGTCCTTCGATGGCCGTGGCAACTACAGCATGGGCGTGAAAGAGCAGATCATCTTCCCGGAAATCGATTACGACAAGATCGATGCGCTGCGTGGTCTGGACATCACCCTGACTACCACTGCCCGTAACGATGATGAAGGCCGCGCTCTGCTGCGTGCTTTCAACTTCCCGTTCCGCAACTGA
- the rplP gene encoding 50S ribosomal protein L16 yields MLQPKRTKFRKQMTGHNRGLAQRGSKVSFGEFALKSVARGRLTARQIESARRALTRHVKRGGKIWIRVFPDKPVTKKPLEVRMGKGKGGVEYWVAQIQPGKVLYEIEGVSEELAREAFALAAAKLPLATTFVKRTVM; encoded by the coding sequence ATGTTGCAACCAAAGCGTACGAAGTTCCGCAAGCAGATGACCGGCCACAACCGTGGTCTGGCTCAGCGCGGTAGCAAGGTCAGCTTCGGCGAGTTCGCGCTGAAGTCTGTCGCCCGCGGTCGTCTCACCGCTCGTCAGATCGAGTCCGCTCGTCGTGCTCTGACCCGTCACGTTAAGCGTGGCGGCAAGATCTGGATCCGCGTCTTCCCGGACAAGCCGGTTACCAAGAAGCCTCTCGAAGTGCGTATGGGTAAAGGTAAGGGTGGCGTTGAATACTGGGTAGCCCAGATCCAGCCAGGCAAGGTCCTGTACGAGATCGAAGGCGTATCCGAAGAGCTGGCGCGCGAGGCATTTGCCCTGGCTGCTGCAAAGCTGCCGCTCGCCACCACCTTTGTTAAGCGGACGGTGATGTGA
- the rplR gene encoding 50S ribosomal protein L18, translating into MTDKKVTRLRRARKARLKMHELEAVRLCVYRSSQHIYAQVISADGSKVLASASTLDKALRDGATGNVDAAKKVGQLVAERAKAAGVTQVAFDRSGFKYHGRVKALADAAREGGLEF; encoded by the coding sequence ATGACCGACAAAAAAGTTACTCGTCTGCGTCGCGCTCGCAAAGCACGCCTGAAAATGCACGAGCTCGAAGCCGTGCGTCTGTGCGTGTATCGCTCTTCGCAACACATCTACGCCCAGGTCATTTCGGCCGACGGCAGCAAGGTTCTGGCCAGCGCCTCGACCTTGGACAAAGCACTGCGTGATGGCGCCACTGGCAACGTCGACGCCGCCAAGAAAGTAGGTCAGCTGGTTGCCGAGCGCGCGAAAGCCGCTGGTGTGACTCAGGTTGCATTCGACCGTTCTGGCTTCAAGTACCACGGTCGCGTCAAGGCGCTGGCCGATGCTGCTCGTGAAGGCGGGCTGGAGTTCTAA
- the rpsS gene encoding 30S ribosomal protein S19: MPRSLKKGPFIDLHLLKKVEAAVEKNDRKPVKTWSRRSMILPQMVGLTIAVHNGRQHVPVLVNEDMVGHKLGEFAGTRTYRGHVADKKGKR, from the coding sequence GTGCCACGTTCTCTGAAAAAAGGTCCTTTTATCGATCTTCACCTACTGAAGAAGGTCGAAGCGGCGGTGGAAAAGAACGATCGCAAGCCGGTTAAAACCTGGTCGCGTCGTTCCATGATCCTGCCGCAGATGGTCGGTCTGACCATCGCTGTGCATAACGGTCGTCAGCATGTCCCGGTCCTCGTGAACGAAGACATGGTCGGCCACAAACTGGGCGAATTTGCCGGCACCCGTACCTATCGTGGTCACGTTGCCGACAAGAAAGGCAAGCGTTAA
- the rplN gene encoding 50S ribosomal protein L14, with protein sequence MIQTQSMLDVADNSGARRVMCIKVLGGSHRRYAGIGDIIKVTVKEAIPRGKVKKGQVMTAVVVRTRHGVRRADGSIIRFDGNAAVLLNNKQEPIGTRIFGPVTRELRSEKFMKIVSLAPEVL encoded by the coding sequence ATGATTCAGACTCAATCCATGCTCGATGTGGCTGACAACAGCGGTGCACGTCGTGTTATGTGCATCAAGGTGCTGGGCGGCTCGCATCGTCGCTACGCCGGCATCGGCGACATCATCAAGGTCACCGTCAAGGAAGCAATTCCGCGCGGCAAAGTGAAGAAAGGTCAGGTCATGACCGCAGTGGTCGTTCGTACCCGTCACGGCGTTCGCCGTGCCGATGGCTCGATCATTCGCTTCGACGGCAACGCTGCTGTTCTGCTGAACAACAAGCAAGAGCCGATCGGTACCCGTATCTTCGGGCCGGTGACCCGTGAACTGCGTTCCGAGAAGTTCATGAAGATCGTCTCGCTCGCCCCTGAAGTGCTTTAA
- the rpsD gene encoding 30S ribosomal protein S4 translates to MARYIGPKCKLSRREGTDLFLKSGVRALESKCNIEAAPGIHGQRRGRQSDYGTQLREKQKVRRIYGVLERQFSGYYKQAASQKGATGENLLQLLECRLDNVVYRMGFGATRAESRQLVSHKAISVNGQTVNVPSYQVKAGDVVAVREKSKNQLRIAQALELCAQRGRVEWVEVDAEKKSGVFKNVPARGDLSADINESLIVELYSK, encoded by the coding sequence ATGGCTCGTTACATTGGTCCCAAGTGCAAACTGTCTCGCCGTGAAGGCACCGATCTCTTCCTGAAGAGCGGTGTTCGCGCGCTTGAATCTAAGTGCAACATCGAAGCAGCTCCCGGTATTCACGGTCAGCGTCGCGGTCGCCAGTCCGACTACGGCACCCAGCTGCGTGAGAAGCAGAAAGTGCGTCGTATCTACGGCGTTCTGGAGCGTCAGTTCAGCGGTTACTACAAGCAAGCTGCCAGCCAGAAGGGCGCCACCGGCGAAAACCTGCTGCAACTGCTGGAGTGCCGTCTGGATAACGTGGTTTACCGTATGGGCTTTGGTGCTACCCGTGCCGAATCCCGTCAGCTGGTTTCGCACAAAGCAATCAGCGTCAACGGTCAGACCGTAAACGTACCGTCCTACCAGGTTAAAGCTGGCGACGTCGTTGCTGTTCGCGAGAAATCGAAGAACCAGCTGCGCATCGCTCAGGCTCTTGAGCTCTGCGCCCAGCGCGGCCGCGTTGAGTGGGTAGAAGTAGACGCCGAGAAGAAGTCTGGTGTGTTCAAGAACGTACCGGCTCGTGGCGATCTGTCCGCTGACATCAACGAGAGCCTGATTGTCGAGCTCTACTCCAAGTAA
- the rpsM gene encoding 30S ribosomal protein S13: MARIAGVNIPDNKHTVISLTYIYGVGRTTAQKICAATGVNPAAKIKDLTDEQIEQLRGEVAKVNTEGDLRREVNMKIKRLMDLGCYRGLRHRKGLPVRGQRTKTNARTRKGPRKPIRK; the protein is encoded by the coding sequence ATGGCCCGTATTGCAGGCGTTAACATTCCGGATAACAAGCACACTGTTATCTCGCTGACCTACATCTATGGTGTTGGTCGCACCACTGCACAGAAAATCTGTGCCGCTACCGGCGTAAACCCGGCTGCGAAAATCAAGGATCTGACTGACGAGCAGATCGAACAGCTGCGTGGCGAAGTAGCCAAGGTGAATACCGAAGGCGACCTGCGTCGTGAAGTGAATATGAAGATCAAGCGCTTGATGGATCTGGGTTGCTACCGCGGCCTGCGTCATCGTAAAGGTCTGCCGGTTCGCGGTCAGCGTACCAAGACCAACGCTCGCACCCGCAAGGGCCCGCGTAAGCCGATCCGCAAGTAA
- the rpsK gene encoding 30S ribosomal protein S11 → MAKPAARTRKKVKKTVVDGIAHIHASFNNTIVTITDRQGNALSWATSGGSGFRGSRKSTPFAAQIAAERAGQAALEYGLKNLDVNVKGPGPGRESAVRALNACGYKIASITDVTPIPHNGCRPPKKRRV, encoded by the coding sequence ATGGCAAAACCTGCTGCTCGTACTCGTAAGAAAGTCAAAAAGACGGTGGTTGATGGCATCGCCCACATCCACGCGTCTTTCAACAACACCATCGTGACCATCACCGACCGTCAGGGCAACGCCCTGTCCTGGGCTACCTCGGGTGGTTCGGGTTTCCGCGGCTCGCGTAAGTCCACTCCGTTCGCTGCCCAGATCGCCGCCGAGCGCGCTGGTCAGGCCGCTCTGGAGTATGGCCTGAAGAACCTCGACGTGAACGTCAAGGGCCCGGGTCCAGGTCGCGAATCTGCCGTGCGTGCTCTGAACGCCTGCGGCTACAAAATCGCCAGCATCACCGACGTGACGCCGATCCCGCACAACGGGTGCCGTCCGCCGAAGAAGCGTCGCGTGTAA
- the rpmC gene encoding 50S ribosomal protein L29: MKATELREKSAQQLNEQLLELLRDQFNLRMQKATGQLGQSHLLSQVKRDIARVKTVLSQQAGK; this comes from the coding sequence ATGAAAGCGACCGAACTTCGTGAAAAAAGCGCACAACAGCTGAACGAGCAACTGCTCGAGCTGCTGCGCGACCAGTTCAATCTGCGTATGCAGAAGGCGACTGGCCAGCTGGGGCAGTCTCACCTGCTCTCGCAAGTGAAGCGCGACATCGCTCGCGTCAAGACTGTCCTCAGCCAGCAGGCAGGTAAGTGA
- the rpmD gene encoding 50S ribosomal protein L30, with protein sequence MANTVKVTLIKSTNGRLANHKACVKGLGLRRIGHTVEVLDTPENRGMINKAYYLLKVEG encoded by the coding sequence ATGGCTAATACCGTCAAAGTGACTCTGATCAAGAGCACCAATGGCCGTCTGGCCAATCACAAAGCTTGCGTCAAGGGCCTGGGCCTGCGTCGCATCGGTCACACCGTAGAGGTTCTGGATACTCCGGAAAACCGCGGCATGATCAACAAGGCTTACTACCTGCTGAAGGTGGAGGGTTAA
- the rpsH gene encoding 30S ribosomal protein S8 produces MSMQDPLADMLTRIRNAQMAEKSVVSMPSSTLKVAVAKVLKDEGYIAGYEVNGEAKPQLSIELKYFEGRPVIEEVKRVSRPGLRQYKSVDDLPKVRGGLGVSIVSTNKGVMTDRAARAAGVGGEVLCTVF; encoded by the coding sequence ATGAGTATGCAGGACCCGTTAGCGGACATGCTAACTCGTATCCGTAATGCCCAGATGGCTGAAAAGTCCGTCGTAAGCATGCCGTCTTCCACTCTGAAGGTGGCTGTAGCCAAGGTTCTGAAGGACGAAGGTTACATTGCGGGTTATGAAGTCAATGGCGAAGCCAAGCCGCAGCTGTCCATCGAGCTGAAGTACTTCGAAGGCCGTCCGGTCATCGAGGAAGTCAAGCGCGTGAGCCGTCCCGGCCTTCGTCAATACAAATCCGTCGATGACCTGCCGAAGGTACGCGGCGGTCTCGGTGTTTCCATCGTCTCCACCAACAAAGGTGTGATGACGGATCGCGCTGCGCGCGCTGCCGGTGTCGGCGGCGAAGTGCTCTGCACCGTGTTCTAA
- the rplF gene encoding 50S ribosomal protein L6 yields the protein MSRVAKNPVVLPAGVEVKLAGQQLSVKGAKGALELNVHSSVEVIQEGSELRFAARNGDQQNKAMAGTTRALVNNMVIGVSQGFERKLQLVGVGYKAQAKGQVLNLALGFSHPIDYELPAGVVAETPNQTEILIKGIDKQLVGQVAAEIRDFRRPEPYKGKGVRYADEVVRRKEAKKK from the coding sequence ATGTCTCGCGTTGCTAAGAACCCCGTTGTGCTGCCTGCCGGTGTCGAGGTCAAACTCGCCGGTCAGCAGCTTTCGGTCAAGGGTGCCAAGGGCGCTCTGGAACTGAACGTTCACTCTTCCGTAGAAGTGATCCAGGAAGGCTCCGAACTGCGTTTCGCCGCTCGTAACGGCGATCAGCAGAACAAGGCCATGGCCGGCACCACTCGTGCTCTGGTCAACAACATGGTCATCGGCGTCAGCCAAGGCTTCGAGCGCAAGCTGCAACTGGTCGGCGTAGGCTACAAGGCCCAGGCCAAAGGTCAGGTGCTGAACCTCGCGCTGGGCTTCTCTCACCCGATCGACTACGAACTGCCGGCAGGCGTCGTGGCTGAAACCCCTAACCAGACCGAGATCCTGATCAAGGGTATCGACAAGCAACTGGTGGGTCAGGTGGCTGCGGAGATCCGTGACTTCCGTCGTCCTGAGCCTTACAAGGGCAAAGGCGTTCGTTACGCGGATGAAGTCGTCCGTCGTAAAGAAGCCAAGAAGAAGTAA
- the secY gene encoding preprotein translocase subunit SecY: MAKQGALSALAGGGLSELWARLRFLFMAIIVYRIGAHIPVPGINPDRLADLFRQNEGTILSLFNMFSGGALERMSIFALGIMPYISASIIMQLMTAVSPQLEQLKKEGEAGRRKISQYTRYGTLVLAFVQAIGMSVGLASQGVAFSVDFGFHFVAITTFVAGAMFMMWLGEQITERGVGNGISMLIFAGIVAGLPSAIGQSFESARQGDINIFALIAIGLLAVAIIGFVVFIERGQRRIAVHYAKRQQGRKVFAAQTSHLPLKVNMAGVIPAIFASSLLLFPASLGAWFGQSEGLGWLQDISQAIAPGQPLNILLFSAGIIFFCFFYTALMFNPKDVAENLKKSGAFIPGIRPGEQSARYIDGVLTRLTMFGALYMTAVCLLPQFLVVAANVPFYLGGTSLLIVVVVVMDFMSQVQSHLVSHQYDSLMKKANLKGYGSGMLR, encoded by the coding sequence ATGGCTAAGCAAGGTGCTCTCTCAGCGCTGGCAGGTGGCGGGTTGTCCGAACTCTGGGCTCGTTTGCGCTTCCTGTTCATGGCGATCATCGTCTACCGGATAGGTGCGCACATCCCGGTTCCTGGCATCAACCCAGACCGACTGGCGGATCTGTTCCGGCAGAATGAGGGGACCATTCTTAGCTTGTTCAACATGTTTTCCGGCGGCGCGCTGGAGCGGATGAGCATCTTTGCACTGGGGATCATGCCGTACATCTCGGCATCGATCATCATGCAGCTGATGACCGCCGTCAGCCCGCAGCTGGAGCAGTTGAAGAAGGAAGGTGAAGCTGGCCGTCGCAAGATCAGCCAGTACACCCGCTACGGCACTCTCGTCCTGGCGTTCGTTCAGGCCATCGGTATGTCCGTTGGTCTGGCCAGTCAGGGCGTGGCGTTCTCGGTCGATTTCGGCTTCCATTTCGTGGCGATCACCACTTTCGTGGCGGGCGCGATGTTCATGATGTGGCTGGGCGAGCAGATCACCGAGCGCGGTGTCGGCAACGGTATCTCGATGCTGATCTTTGCAGGCATCGTGGCCGGTCTGCCGTCGGCGATCGGGCAGTCTTTCGAGTCTGCTCGTCAGGGCGATATCAACATCTTCGCTCTGATCGCCATCGGCCTGCTGGCAGTAGCGATCATCGGTTTCGTGGTGTTCATCGAGCGTGGTCAGCGTCGCATTGCGGTGCACTACGCCAAGCGTCAGCAGGGCCGCAAGGTCTTCGCTGCGCAGACCAGCCACCTGCCGTTGAAGGTGAACATGGCGGGCGTAATCCCGGCCATTTTCGCCAGCAGCCTTCTGCTGTTCCCGGCCTCGCTGGGTGCCTGGTTCGGTCAGTCCGAGGGTTTGGGCTGGCTGCAGGACATTTCGCAGGCTATCGCTCCTGGTCAGCCGTTGAACATTCTGCTGTTTAGTGCAGGGATCATTTTCTTCTGCTTCTTCTACACGGCACTGATGTTCAACCCGAAAGACGTGGCGGAAAACCTGAAGAAGTCCGGTGCCTTTATTCCGGGCATTCGTCCGGGCGAGCAGTCGGCGCGCTATATCGATGGCGTTCTGACCCGCTTGACCATGTTCGGTGCTCTGTACATGACGGCCGTGTGCCTGCTGCCCCAGTTCCTGGTGGTTGCGGCCAACGTTCCGTTCTACCTTGGCGGGACCTCGTTGCTGATCGTGGTTGTGGTTGTCATGGACTTCATGTCCCAAGTGCAATCGCACCTCGTGTCTCACCAGTACGATTCCCTGATGAAGAAAGCCAACCTGAAGGGCTATGGCAGCGGCATGCTCCGCTGA